From the genome of Chloracidobacterium sp.:
AGAGAAACGCCGGGTTGATCCAGCCGAGCGACAACACGCCGAAGCCGCCGGCGAACAAAACAAAAAAACGGTCTGTAAAAACGAAGTTCATGGCGGCGTACGAAACAGCAGAGGCTGTTTTTTACCTGCCCGGCAACATAGTATCCGTCCGCCGCCGACACAACCGCCGCCTCGCCGCCAAATCCAACCCGGAACCGACGGCGTTGGTGGTTACCGCGCGGGCGGTGTGGGGAAGGCGTCGGATAGACGATTTGGATAGACGATGTTGTATAAGGCGCACAAACGACTCCAGCGAATCATTCAGCCGTTATCCATCGGTTTGTTGTTCCTGTTTGCGGCGGCGGCACCGCATTCTATCGCGGGCGCGCAGGGATGCGCGCTGGCGCTGGCGTTGCTCTGGTTGCTGGAATGGCTTTTGCGCTCTGCCGGCGCGCCGCGTAACGCCCTACCCCAACCGGCGGCAAGATGGGCGTCCGATTGGTGGCCGCCATTGGGCGTCTTTTTCGCGCTGTGTACGGTGTCCGCGTTGCGTTCCTACGAACCGCTGGTGAGTCTGGACGGCCTCCGCAGTGTGGCGTTTATGGCCGCCAGCGGCGTGGTGGCCCACTGGGTGACGACACGCGCGCAGGCCTGGCGACTGGCTTGTGTGCTGTTGGCGTCGTCACAGGTCGGACTCCTGTACACCGGCTATCAGTTGGTTGTTGGCGTCGGCATTCGGCTCGTTGAACTGGCGCCGGATTCGCCGCTGCGGCCGTATTTTCAGCCGGGGGATGTGTTGCTGCAGGTGGATGGGCGATTGGTTCACAGGCCAGATGACATTGTACGGGCGCTTCATCGGCGTGCGCCGTCATCCGACCAGCCCGTTCATCTCACCGGTCGTCGTGTTGAATTGCCGCTCACGGCACAGCTTGACCGGCGCGCGCTCAACGAACGGCTGGAGCGATTCGGCGCGGCGGGGTTGGGCATTCAAGTCAGTGAACCGGCGCGTGATTTTCGCGCCAGCGGTTTTTTCTCGCACTATGTCACCTATGCCGAAGTGCTCCAGATTTTGATTTCGCTCGCCGTCGGTATGGCCTGGCGTGCGCCGCGACCGGTGCGACGGTGGTTGTGGGCGGCCGCCGGATTGCTGTTGTTGGCGCTGTGGTTGACGCTCTCGCGCGGGCCGGTCGGCGGCCTTATCGTCAGCGTGGGTGTCATGCTGTACCTGCTATGGCGCGAGGGAACGCTGCGTACGCAGCGGGTCGTCGTCGGCTTTGTCATTGCGGGCATTTTGCTGGCCGGCGTGTTGGCTTACGCCTACGCGCTGCGGCGCATGGCGGTGGCGGATGTGCGTGAGGGCAGTCTGTTTTGGCGACTGGTGGTGTGGCAGGAGGGGGTGCAACTAGCGGCCGAACATCCGTGGTTCGGCGTTGGGCGGCTGAGCGACAAGCTGCACGCCGCCGAATGGGGACTGTACGCCGCCGGAGATCTGCCGCCGGGTCACTTCCATAACACCTACCTACAAATTGCCGTGTGGTATGGCCTGCCAGCGCTGGCCGCCTACCTCTGGCTGCTATTGACCTATTTTGAACGGTTGCTGGAGCGCATCCGCGACGGCGTGGCGTTGGGTGCACTTGGCGCGCTGGCCGGCTTCGCCGTCGGGGGCGTCGCGCATTTCAACCTTGGCGACGGCGAGGTAGCGATGGCCCTATGGTTCGTTCTAGGCCTAGCGTTGGGACCGCGCGAGATTGCGTCGCCGGCGACCACCGAGGAGCGTCCGCCGGTGGCGCGGACGGTTTCATCCAGCCAGTGTTTTACGTAGGATGCCCGGTTGGCGACGGCCGCTCCGTGCGACCATCGCTGACGGAAAACCTTCTGGTACGGGAGTTCTCACGTGAGGGACAAAACTCATGCCGGGTGGTGGGTGGTAGGCTGCGGTCTACTGATTGGCGTTGGCGCTTTGCCGCTGGTCAGCCGAATGACGGCTTCCGCCCAGGAAGCCATCGTGATTGATGAAACGCTGGCCAGCGTCAACAAAGACCTTATCACCCGTTCGATGCTGCAGCGAGCGGAGCGGGCTTTGCGGCGCGATCTTCAGGAGCAGTTCCCAAACGACCCAGCCAAACAGGAGGAGGTTTTCACCCGTTTGCAGCCGCGCCTACTTGTTAGTCTGATTGACGAGCGTTTGATCGCCCAACGGGCGGAAGAAATGGGCATCATGCCGGAAATCGAGGCGCAAACTAACGCGACAATCCTTGAACTGTGCAAGCAAAACAACCTCGAAAATCTGGACGCTTGTCGCGCCGCTATGGAGCGGCAGGGGCTTTCGATGGAGGACATTCGCGCCAGTTACCGTGGCCAGTTCCTGCGTCAGGCCGTTTATGGGCAGGATGTCTATAGCGTATTGCTTGAACAGGTGACGAACCGGGAGGCGGAGGAATACTATCGCACCCATACGGCCGATTTCACGGAACCTGGCGAACTGGAGATCAGCGAAATCTATATCGCCTTTACACCCGAAACCCAGCTGGCCGCCGAAGCGCGAGCGCGGCAGGCGTACGCTGAAATCAAAGCTGGCAAGCCGTTCGCCGAAGTGGCGCAGAAGTTTTCTGACGAAAAACGCGCCTCGCGCGCTGCGGGCGGCAAGCTCCCGCCCTACAAGGAAGATCAACTGGCTGCAGAGTTCAAAGCCGAACTTGATAAGCTTAAGCCGGGCGAAATCACGCCCATTTTGAAGCTGGAAAAGGCATACCAGATTCTGCGGTTGGACGCACGGCGGCCGCCGTCGGTCAAGCCGTTTGTGGAAGTGCGTGAACTGGTCAAGCGTCTCATTGCTCAGCGACGCGCAGACGCCAAAGTCAAGGAATACCTACGGGGTTTGCGGGCAAAGGCGCTCATTCGGCTGGCCGAGCCGTACCGCAACGTACTGATTGAGGCGGAAAAAGCCGAGGACGCTGAAGCTGCGGCCGGGGAACAGAAAAAGGGCTAGCCGCCTTCAAGCCGACGCTGGCGCGACTGCAAGGTTCACTCCTGTGTTCCTAAGGGTGTACGTGCGCTTAAAGTGTATGCTTGAGTACGCTTTCTCGGAGACGTAGATTGGAAGTACGTCCTCTCCAGAGCCTTCCCTGACAGTGAGAAACTTATGCCGACTGCGCTTGATCCTCCGCCAGCTGCGCCTGAGACTGCGGCTATGAACCGAAACCTAAGCGACTATCTCAAAGCCTACGGCGGGCCGCTGCCCAATCAGGAAGTCTTGGCATTGTTTCTCGGCATCGCCCGGATTGTGGACGGCATGCACGAGCAATGTGCCTTTTATGGCCGTGAACTGCGTATTGAAAACATCATTCTCAGCGCCGACCAACCGCCGCGCGTGCTTGATTGTGGCATCCCGCAGTCACGGTTGGTGGCGAAGTCGCCAACGCCGGAGGAAGTCGCGCAGGGTATCCGCCAAGACATTTACCAACTGGGCGTGATTCTATACCAGCTTGCCACTGGACAACCGACGCCGGAACGCCGTTCCACTTATAACTTCCGTACGGATTTCGACGAGGCTTCAGAACTGCCGCCCGTCCCCGATCCGCGCAGCGTCCATCTGTCCGTGTCAGTGGAGATTGCGCGGTTGGTTGCTCTAGCTACGGCTCGCGATGAACAAAGTCGGGCGAAACGCATTCGAGACCTACTGGCGCTGCTAGAGCCGTCGTCCGAACCGATGCCTCCGCCTACCCCGTCGCTTGCTTCTGCTCCGTCAGCGTTGCCGCGCCAAACCGCCGGCGAGCCAGCGCCGCCGGCCGAGACGGCCCCAGTACGGCGTGAGACGCGGGCGACATTGGCGCGACGCAGCCTACCAGTCGTCTCGGAGCGCACTGGCTTTGTCGTCAACGAAGCCGCCATGCGGCGCACCTCGCCGCCAGCCGCCCCCACCGCTCCCACTGGCTTTGTGGACGGTTTGGCGCAAGCGTTCGCCGATCTCAGCGGAACGGGCGAAAAACCCACCGGCAAGGGCTTCAGGTTCTTTTTGGCCGGGATGAGTTGCTTACTGTTGCTGGTCATTGGTCTGGCGACGTACCGCATCGTCGCCAAGTTCCGGCTCGGCGGCGGGCAAAGCGCGGCGACGCGCCCCAACATCGAGGCGCTGCGTCAGGGCGCGACGACGGTGAACCGTCCTAAGCTGACACCGACTGCTCCGCCGGAAGACGTCGCCGCTCCCTTGCCGCCTCTTGTAGCCGTCAAGGGTGGGACGTTCACCATGGGAGACCCAAACGGCCAACCCGACGAACAGCCAGTACACCGCGTGACGCTTTCCGACTTTGAGATTGGCAAGTACGAAGTCACCAACGCCCAGTACAAAGCTTTCTGCGACGCAACGCGCCGGCCGTACCCCGAAGAGCCGAACTTTCCCAAGTTGCGCAACTATTTCCTTGACTACCCGAACCACCCAGTGGTGCGTGTCAGTTGGGACGACGCTAATGCCTACTGCATCTGGCTCAGCGAACGTACTGGCGATCTTTACCGCCTGCCGACCGAGGCCGAATGGGAGTACGTCGCCCGCAACAGTCCGATTGGGTGGGATAGCTACAACAGCGGCGGCGCGCCGCACGAAGTCGGCACAAGCCCGCCGAATGCGTTGGGAATCTATGATCTGATGGGCAACGTCTGGGAGTGGTGCGCGGATTGGTACGGCCCCTATCCATCTGAGCCGCAAACCAATCCAAAAGGCGCACCCCGTGGCACGCACAAGGTCTTGCGCGGTTGTTCATGGTACTTTAGTACGGTACCGTGCCGGCCGACCGCGCGTTTTCGGTTCGACCCCACACTGAACTACTGGTTCAACGGCGGTTTCCGCGTGGTGCGCGCCAAACATTAGGGCGGCGTGGCGCTGCGGCCGGTTGGGAACGACGGCGCTAACCAAAATTTTGCCATCCGGGGCCGCACCGTCATGGGACTGTTTGATCACATCCGAAGCACACGCGACCAAGTAGCGACTGTTCAAGATGCCGTGGCGCTGGCGGCGGCGATTGAGCAGTGTGAAAGGATACTGCAGTCCGATCCCAAGCATCTGCCAACGCTTCAGGAAGTTGGGCGACTCTATCAGGAACAGGGGCAGAATCAGAAAGCCTGCGACGCCTTCTGTCGGGCTGGCGAGGCGGCTGTGGAGCGCGGCGACGCCGAACAGGCGCTTATCAACTACCGCAAAGCGGAACGCCTCGCCTCCGGCGACCTCCGTCTTGACCTGTGGCACAAACTGTTCCACCTAAGCTACAAGCTGCGCCGCAACGACGAGGCTTTTGAGCGCGCCAAACAAATTGTGGAGGCGTTGGTTGAGCGCGGCAACCTCAAGCGCGCTAGCGCCTTCTTGGCCGCTTTGCCGGACTTGGGAGCAAGGGACGCTGAATACCGGCAGGTTTTGGAAAGCATCGCTGGTATTGCGCCGCGTCAGGCCGCCGGCGGCGGCGTCGCCGCCGGGACATGGCGGCGGGCGTCCACCACCCAACGCAGTGCTGATGAGTATTTTCCGGGACAAACGATTCTGATTGTGGATGACGACCCGCAGGTGCTGGAGTTGCTTGAAACGTCCCTCTGCACCTTGGGCGCGCGCATTGTCACGGCTTCAAACGGCCACATCGCTTGCGAGAAGGTTAAGCGCTACGCGCCTTCGCTCATCATTAGCGACCTTGCTATGCCGGGGATGGACGGCAGCCAGTTTTTCGAGTGGGTGAAGTCGCAACCGGAGTACGCCCGCGTCCCGTTTGTCTGCCTCTCTGCCATCGGCTCTGACGTTGAACGGGTGGCGGCGTTTGAGCTGGGCGTCGAAGACTACTGGACGAAGCCGTTTCATCCGACGGAAATCCGCTACCGGGTCAAACATCTTTTGCGCCGGATTCGGCGGCCAGTGGATTTTCAGGGCAGGCTGTCACAAGTCAATCTAGCGGAAATCATTCAGATTTTGGAATCCGGCCGTCGCACGGGCTTACTCACGATTGAGTCCGGCAGTGAGCAGGCCTACCTGTACTTCCGGGACGGCGTGATCCTCAATGCTGAGTGCGGCGATTTATCCGCCGAGCGGGCGGTCTTTCGTCTAGTCGGTTGGACGAACGGGGACTTCGCCTTCTGCGCCATGCCGATGCTGCGTGAGCGGGTGATTCAGCTTTCGCCGCAGCAGTTGTTGATGGAAGCGTTTCGTCGGTTCGATGAGGTCGAGCGGGTTTTGACGAGCCTACCGCGTCAACAAGAGGTTTTCGTTTGCAAGCCGGGCTTTGACGAGAATCCCGAAATCGCCGAGCAGATGACGCGAGGTGGGGAGTTCGCCGCCGCGCTGGCGACCATCCGCCGGCTCTTTGATGGGACGCGGACATTGGAAGCCTGCTGTCAGGCGCTGCGAGACGACCTTGAAACGTTGTTGTTGGTTCGTGAACTGCTTGAACAGGGTTTGCTTGTTCCACGCTCAACGTTGCCGTAGCTAACTTCAATCAGGCATGATAGCAACCAATGTATATGTGTTGGTTCACGATGACAGGCCCTGTACCTGCTGCAAGGCGTCACGGCTGACGCGGTGGGAAACACAGGCTATTTCTGGTTGCGCCGCTTCCTCACTGCGACCAAGAGTGAAGAGAGGTAGCCATGGGATTGTTTGATCGCATTCTGAACGCCCGCGCGCAGGTTGCTGGCATGCTCGACAATGCCCGGCTCAACAGCGCTATTGAGCGACACGAACGTGAGTTGGCGCAGGAGCCGCGCAACTTGGCTGCGTTGCACGAACTGAGCGTACTGTATCAGGAACGCGGCGAGCCACAGAAAGCCTGTGAGGTCATGGTTCGGGCGGCGGCCATCCACCTTGAGCGTCAGGAGTTCGAGCAGGGCATGCTGTACTACCGCAAGGCGGAACGGCTCGCCTCCGGTGAGATGCGGCTCGACATCTGGCGCCGATTGTTTGAAACCAACCTGCGGTTGCGGCGGTTTGACGAAGCCTTCGGACGCGCCAAGCAGATTGTCGAGTATTTGATGGAGATCGGCGACCAAACGCGCGCGGCCGATTTCGTCAACCTGATGCCCGAACTAGGGCAGAAGGACATCCTCTATCGGCGAGAGTTGAAACTTCTGGCCGGACTAGAAGCCGATAATGTGACAACGGTCGGGAGCGTTCAAGGAACATGGCAACGCAAGCAGGTGACGGTGCGTGATCCCGAAGAGTACTTCCCGGAATTGACCGTGCTCATCGTAGACGATGAGCCGGGGATTCTAAACGTGCTTGAAACCAGTCTGCGGACGCTGGGGACGCCGGTGCTGTCCGCCCCCAACGGCCGCGTAGCCTGCGAATTGATCAAAACCCACCAGCCAGCCCTCATTATTAGCGATCTCAACATGCCCGAAATGGACGGCAGCCAGTTGTTTGAATGGCTTCGTTCGCAGCCCGATCAGGCGCATGTGCCGTTTGTGTGTTTATCCTCGGCGGACAGCGAAGCCGAACGGATGGCCGCCTTTGAAATGGGCGTTGAAGATTACTGGTCAAAACCATTCCGTCCGATGGAAGTGCGCCACCGCGTCAAGCGCCTGTTGAAGCGGATTCGTCCGCCGGTGGATTTGCAGGGCAAGTTGGCGCAGGTCAGTTTGGCTGAAGTCGTCCAGATGCTGGAGACTGGTCGGCGGACAGGGCTGCTGCTGCTGATGCAGCAGAGCGAAGAAGCGAAACTGTATTTTCGGGACGGCTGGATTGTGGATGTGGAGTATGGGGCGGCGCGCGCGGAACGGGCGTTTTTCCGCCTCGTCGGCTGGACGAGCGGAACCTTTACGTTCCGTTCGATTCCTGTGAACCGCGAGGCGGTCGTCAAGCTCAGCCCGCAGCAGTTGCTCATGGAGGCATTCCGGCGCTTTGATGAAGTCGAACACCTCATCGCCGAACTTCCCAACCGCGACCAAACGTTCATCTGTGGCGATGGCTTTGAGCGTGCGCCGGAAATTGCCGAACAAATTGCCCAAGAGGGCGAGTTTGTCGCCAACCTTGAGCGTGTCCGCCAACTTTTTGATGGTACGCGCACACTTGACGAGTGTTGTCAGGAACTGCGCGATGATCTGGAAACGCTGCTGTTAGTGCAGGAGCTCATCGCGCAGAAGCTGCTTGTGCCGGGTCAGGTCGTTGAACTGTAGCCTGTGACAGATGCTGACCGACGCGCCTACTTCCCCGCCGCGTCCCAGCGGGTGGGCTAGCGCATGGGCTTAGGCAGTTTCCGAAAAAGGTCTGACGCCATAACCTAGGCGTAGCAGTTGACAAGTGTTGGCGGCCACCAGCCTTCCAGCATGTATGGACAGCAGGCGATGCGCCGCCATTCCCACCGGATAGGGCGCATAGAAGCCTGCCTTTCCCACTGCTGCGCGGGCTGCTGTGTTCCGCCGTAAAATGCGAACCGCTCACGCGCACAAGGTTTTTTGAGCTGCGCGCGGAGCGGCTTGCGGCTAGGGCGGAGCGCCGCCCCGCTCGCTCCTTACGTTTCACAAAGCGCGCCGCTGCCTTGCTTGGAAGGAATGTGCGCCGGTTTGCCCTCGCCCGCCACGGGCAAGGAAGGGCTTTGTGTCGGCCGCTCTGCAGGCTTGGGGAGGCGTCGCCGCCGCCTACGAACTGCTCTAGCTGATTTTCTTGAGCAGCGCACGGGCTTCACGCTTGTAGCCTTCGTCTTCCCGTTCGTGGTTCTTTGAAAGCGGCGCGTCTAACACCCACTGGAGATGATGCTTTGCCCTTTTCTTATCACCCAGTGACAGGCAGCACTCCGCCATGTAGAGGTGGTTGAGGTAAAACTTCGGACCGAACTCCAGCGCCGCTTCGAAGCATTCCAATGCCTTGCGCTTGTCGCCAATGGAGACCGGCCAACCGGGCACCTTGTCATAAACACGCCCCAGCACCCGCCACGGGCCGCCATAAAAATACGACTCATCAATCTCGATAACGCGCTCGGCGCACCGCTGAATGGGTTTAATGAGCGACAGACTTTTCAAAATGCCCTTTTCGTTGCCATACATCCCGTAGTTGACCGCCAGCCAGAAGTTGCCTTCGAGGGAGTTTTCATTGATGGCGATAGCGGCTTCGCCGTATTCGACGCCCTGCTCAAACAGCGCCAGCTTGTCTTTTGGCGCGGCCAGCTCACCCCGCCAGTATTGAATCTCCGCTAGCAACCCGTAGGCCCAATCGCACTGACGATCCTTTTCCAGCAGGGCGGTCAAGGCGTCCTCCGCCTGGTCCAGATGGTCGTCGGCCAGTTCACGTTCATTGATGAGCTTGCGGACTTTGGCAAAGACGGCTTTGTGCTTCATGGCGGCTCCGGCGCTGTACGAGATGACAGGTTTTCGAGAGTATAGTCAAACTATAGCAAAAGGCGCGTCATTTTGAGCGTAGGGTTTGTCTTGCAAGTGCGCCGACAACACCGGCTGAGGTTGTTATGAGGTCTCTGAAGGTGATTCATGCCGCATGTCCCCATGATTGCCCAGATACCTGCGCCATTGCGGTGACGGTTGAGGGCGACGGTCCTGACCGTCGTGCCGTCAAGGTCGAAGGCGACGCCGGTCATGCTGACACGGCGGGTTTTTTATGCGCGAAGGTGTCCAAGTATCTTGAGCGAGTGTACGACCCACGTCGTGTTCTTCACCCGCTGCGCCGCGCCGGACGCAAGGGCGAAGCGAAGTTCGTACGCATCACGTGGGACGAAGCCATCGCCGAAATCGCCGACCGCTGGAAATCACTCATTGCCAAGTATGGCCCCCAGTGCATTCTGCCTTACAGCTACGCCGGGACGATGGGGCTGGTACAGGGACAAGGCATGGATCGGCGCTTTTTCCACCGGATGGGGGCGTCGCTGCTGGCGCGAACCATCTGTGCGACGGCGGGCGCGGCCGGCTACAAGGCGACTATCGGCGCGAGCATCGGCATGGAGGCCTGTCACTTTGCCGAAGCGAAGTTCATTCTCATCTGGGGCAGCAATCCCGTTACCTCGAATGTGCACCTGTGGCGTTACGTGTTGGAGGCGAAAAAGCGCGGCGCGCGCGTCGTCACAATTGACCCGTACCGAACCCGTACGGCGGCGGCTTCGGACGAACACCTGGCGGTGCTGCCGGGCACGGACGGGGCGTTGGCGCTCGCCATGATGCGCGTCATTGTGGACGAAAACCTGTACGACGCTGATTACGTCGCCCGCTACACGGTCGGTTTTGACGCGCTTAGGGAACGACTGCAAGCCTACGCTCCGGCTGAAGTTGCGCCGATAGTCGGCTTGGAAGCGGAAACCATTATTCGGCTGGCGCGTGAGTACGCCCGGACGCAGCCGGCTGCGATTCGCATTAACTACGGTCTGCAACGGCACGCCGGCGGTGGCATGGCGGTGCGCACGATTGCCTGTTTGCCTGCTTTGGTGGGGGCTTGGCGGCGCCCGGCAGGCGGCATTCTGCTTTCGACTTCAGGAACGTTTCCCCTCAACTACGCAGCGCTGGAGCGCCCGGACTGGATTCCGCCCGGTACGCGCGTCATCAACATGACACGCCTTGGCGAGGCGCTGACGAATCGAGATGAACAAGGCCGTCCGGCCGGTTTTGATCCGCCGGTGATGGCGCTTTACGTCTATAACTCAAACCCGGCGGCGATTGCGCCCGACCAGAATCAGGTGCTTGCCGGTTTGCGGCGCGAAGACCTGTTTACGGTCGTTCACGAGCAGTTTTTCACCGACACGACCGATTACGCCGACATTGTGTTGCCTGCGACGACGCAGCTTGAGCACATGGATGTCGTCAAACCCTACGGCCATCTTTCGCTGATGTTCAACGAGCCGGCGATTGCCCCGTTGGGCGAAGCGAAATCCAACTCGGATGTGTTTCGCCGGCTGGCGCAAGCGATGGGCTACGATGAGCCGGAACTTCAAGAAAGCGATGAGCAGTTGATTCGTGCTGTGCTGGATGTGCGCCATCCGTGGATGGAAGGCGTCACCTTTGAGCGCTTGCGCGCGGAAGGCTATGTGCGGCTCAATGTTCCGACGCCATTTGCGCCCTTCGCTGAAGGCGGTTTTTTCACACCCTCTGGTAAGTGCGAGTTTTATTCGGAGAGCCTAGCGCGGCAGGGGATAGATCCGCTCCCGACCTACATTCCGCCGCGTGAGAATGCACTAAGTAACCGGGCGTTGGCCGCACGGTATCCGCTAGCGTTGATTTCACCGCCCGCCCACAACTTCCTCAACTCAACATTTGTCAATCAAGACTCCCTGCGGCGCGTCGAGAAAGAGCCGATTGTGGAGCTGCATCCCTCAGACGCCGCGCCACGCGGGATCGCCGATGGACAAATGGTGCGGGTATTCAACGACCGCGGGGCATTTTGCGTCCGGGCGCGGGTTTCCAAGCGGATTCGGCCAAGCGTCGCCTACGCGCCCGGTATCTGGTGGGCAAAATTCAGTCCCGACGGGCGGAACGTCAACGCTGTTACCGGGCAGGCGCTTACCGACCTAGGAGCAGGCGCAACGTTTTACGACGTTCTGGTGGAAGTTGAACCGCTGGGTTCGTTCGCCACAAAGTCGTAGCGACACTCTGCCGTATCAGTGCGCTTTCCAAACCAAGCATATCGGCAGCCTGCTCTTCGGCGTTCAGCGTCACCA
Proteins encoded in this window:
- a CDS encoding TRAP transporter TatT component family protein, giving the protein MKHKAVFAKVRKLINERELADDHLDQAEDALTALLEKDRQCDWAYGLLAEIQYWRGELAAPKDKLALFEQGVEYGEAAIAINENSLEGNFWLAVNYGMYGNEKGILKSLSLIKPIQRCAERVIEIDESYFYGGPWRVLGRVYDKVPGWPVSIGDKRKALECFEAALEFGPKFYLNHLYMAECCLSLGDKKRAKHHLQWVLDAPLSKNHEREDEGYKREARALLKKIS
- a CDS encoding molybdopterin oxidoreductase family protein, producing MRSLKVIHAACPHDCPDTCAIAVTVEGDGPDRRAVKVEGDAGHADTAGFLCAKVSKYLERVYDPRRVLHPLRRAGRKGEAKFVRITWDEAIAEIADRWKSLIAKYGPQCILPYSYAGTMGLVQGQGMDRRFFHRMGASLLARTICATAGAAGYKATIGASIGMEACHFAEAKFILIWGSNPVTSNVHLWRYVLEAKKRGARVVTIDPYRTRTAAASDEHLAVLPGTDGALALAMMRVIVDENLYDADYVARYTVGFDALRERLQAYAPAEVAPIVGLEAETIIRLAREYARTQPAAIRINYGLQRHAGGGMAVRTIACLPALVGAWRRPAGGILLSTSGTFPLNYAALERPDWIPPGTRVINMTRLGEALTNRDEQGRPAGFDPPVMALYVYNSNPAAIAPDQNQVLAGLRREDLFTVVHEQFFTDTTDYADIVLPATTQLEHMDVVKPYGHLSLMFNEPAIAPLGEAKSNSDVFRRLAQAMGYDEPELQESDEQLIRAVLDVRHPWMEGVTFERLRAEGYVRLNVPTPFAPFAEGGFFTPSGKCEFYSESLARQGIDPLPTYIPPRENALSNRALAARYPLALISPPAHNFLNSTFVNQDSLRRVEKEPIVELHPSDAAPRGIADGQMVRVFNDRGAFCVRARVSKRIRPSVAYAPGIWWAKFSPDGRNVNAVTGQALTDLGAGATFYDVLVEVEPLGSFATKS
- a CDS encoding DUF4388 domain-containing protein; this translates as MGLFDHIRSTRDQVATVQDAVALAAAIEQCERILQSDPKHLPTLQEVGRLYQEQGQNQKACDAFCRAGEAAVERGDAEQALINYRKAERLASGDLRLDLWHKLFHLSYKLRRNDEAFERAKQIVEALVERGNLKRASAFLAALPDLGARDAEYRQVLESIAGIAPRQAAGGGVAAGTWRRASTTQRSADEYFPGQTILIVDDDPQVLELLETSLCTLGARIVTASNGHIACEKVKRYAPSLIISDLAMPGMDGSQFFEWVKSQPEYARVPFVCLSAIGSDVERVAAFELGVEDYWTKPFHPTEIRYRVKHLLRRIRRPVDFQGRLSQVNLAEIIQILESGRRTGLLTIESGSEQAYLYFRDGVILNAECGDLSAERAVFRLVGWTNGDFAFCAMPMLRERVIQLSPQQLLMEAFRRFDEVERVLTSLPRQQEVFVCKPGFDENPEIAEQMTRGGEFAAALATIRRLFDGTRTLEACCQALRDDLETLLLVRELLEQGLLVPRSTLP
- a CDS encoding SUMF1/EgtB/PvdO family nonheme iron enzyme yields the protein MNRNLSDYLKAYGGPLPNQEVLALFLGIARIVDGMHEQCAFYGRELRIENIILSADQPPRVLDCGIPQSRLVAKSPTPEEVAQGIRQDIYQLGVILYQLATGQPTPERRSTYNFRTDFDEASELPPVPDPRSVHLSVSVEIARLVALATARDEQSRAKRIRDLLALLEPSSEPMPPPTPSLASAPSALPRQTAGEPAPPAETAPVRRETRATLARRSLPVVSERTGFVVNEAAMRRTSPPAAPTAPTGFVDGLAQAFADLSGTGEKPTGKGFRFFLAGMSCLLLLVIGLATYRIVAKFRLGGGQSAATRPNIEALRQGATTVNRPKLTPTAPPEDVAAPLPPLVAVKGGTFTMGDPNGQPDEQPVHRVTLSDFEIGKYEVTNAQYKAFCDATRRPYPEEPNFPKLRNYFLDYPNHPVVRVSWDDANAYCIWLSERTGDLYRLPTEAEWEYVARNSPIGWDSYNSGGAPHEVGTSPPNALGIYDLMGNVWEWCADWYGPYPSEPQTNPKGAPRGTHKVLRGCSWYFSTVPCRPTARFRFDPTLNYWFNGGFRVVRAKH
- a CDS encoding O-antigen ligase family protein; amino-acid sequence: MLYKAHKRLQRIIQPLSIGLLFLFAAAAPHSIAGAQGCALALALLWLLEWLLRSAGAPRNALPQPAARWASDWWPPLGVFFALCTVSALRSYEPLVSLDGLRSVAFMAASGVVAHWVTTRAQAWRLACVLLASSQVGLLYTGYQLVVGVGIRLVELAPDSPLRPYFQPGDVLLQVDGRLVHRPDDIVRALHRRAPSSDQPVHLTGRRVELPLTAQLDRRALNERLERFGAAGLGIQVSEPARDFRASGFFSHYVTYAEVLQILISLAVGMAWRAPRPVRRWLWAAAGLLLLALWLTLSRGPVGGLIVSVGVMLYLLWREGTLRTQRVVVGFVIAGILLAGVLAYAYALRRMAVADVREGSLFWRLVVWQEGVQLAAEHPWFGVGRLSDKLHAAEWGLYAAGDLPPGHFHNTYLQIAVWYGLPALAAYLWLLLTYFERLLERIRDGVALGALGALAGFAVGGVAHFNLGDGEVAMALWFVLGLALGPREIASPATTEERPPVARTVSSSQCFT
- a CDS encoding peptidyl-prolyl cis-trans isomerase — protein: MRDKTHAGWWVVGCGLLIGVGALPLVSRMTASAQEAIVIDETLASVNKDLITRSMLQRAERALRRDLQEQFPNDPAKQEEVFTRLQPRLLVSLIDERLIAQRAEEMGIMPEIEAQTNATILELCKQNNLENLDACRAAMERQGLSMEDIRASYRGQFLRQAVYGQDVYSVLLEQVTNREAEEYYRTHTADFTEPGELEISEIYIAFTPETQLAAEARARQAYAEIKAGKPFAEVAQKFSDEKRASRAAGGKLPPYKEDQLAAEFKAELDKLKPGEITPILKLEKAYQILRLDARRPPSVKPFVEVRELVKRLIAQRRADAKVKEYLRGLRAKALIRLAEPYRNVLIEAEKAEDAEAAAGEQKKG
- a CDS encoding response regulator, with amino-acid sequence MGLFDRILNARAQVAGMLDNARLNSAIERHERELAQEPRNLAALHELSVLYQERGEPQKACEVMVRAAAIHLERQEFEQGMLYYRKAERLASGEMRLDIWRRLFETNLRLRRFDEAFGRAKQIVEYLMEIGDQTRAADFVNLMPELGQKDILYRRELKLLAGLEADNVTTVGSVQGTWQRKQVTVRDPEEYFPELTVLIVDDEPGILNVLETSLRTLGTPVLSAPNGRVACELIKTHQPALIISDLNMPEMDGSQLFEWLRSQPDQAHVPFVCLSSADSEAERMAAFEMGVEDYWSKPFRPMEVRHRVKRLLKRIRPPVDLQGKLAQVSLAEVVQMLETGRRTGLLLLMQQSEEAKLYFRDGWIVDVEYGAARAERAFFRLVGWTSGTFTFRSIPVNREAVVKLSPQQLLMEAFRRFDEVEHLIAELPNRDQTFICGDGFERAPEIAEQIAQEGEFVANLERVRQLFDGTRTLDECCQELRDDLETLLLVQELIAQKLLVPGQVVEL